A genomic segment from Glycine soja cultivar W05 chromosome 18, ASM419377v2, whole genome shotgun sequence encodes:
- the LOC114395938 gene encoding uncharacterized protein LOC114395938: MEEETKKNQYHTIQQQEREDNAKWVTHYSSYHQILLVGEGDFSFSLSLAKSFGSASNMVASSLNSYDDVIKMYKNAKSNLDDLHKLGACLLHGVDATKMKLHSDLKMRRFDQVIFNFPHAGFHGKEDNTLLIKKHKALVLGFFKNASGMLRANGEIHVSHKTTAPFNNWNIEKLAAQCFLKLIECADFKREDYPGYNNKRGDSYRCDEPFPLGKCCTFKFIYNPKAKRQNHVKRNQMVVSRQQTCLPLQEIEVAVEQLPTSAHLNYYPQTSHFPKIEEVTSIFGLTNRCTSITGCPLSTMAEVHGRVTPSGGYSAPGMSLGPTRTFQPMEPLQSLQPWPTSTNVRYSLTDYVRTIDNTVPISLEARNEGYQVYGGRSKYLQEELGRTMHTVPLSLGARNEGYQVYGGRSKYLQEELGGTMRTVPLSLGVRNEGYLVYGGRSNCFQEELARTTTHRASYPFEEGHNLRDTLLKWSTSTNAGYPMRDHVRSMDTAPSSLGARNEGYFSNVYGGSSNYWQEELGRTTALRARARASYSFEGVRSDFERYIAQVPGRLFVQSELHRMNILMQERRVFVES; this comes from the exons ATGGAAgaagaaaccaagaagaaccaATATCACACTATTCAGCAACAAGAACGAGAAGACAATGCAAAATGGGTGACCCATTATTCTAGTTATCACCAAATACTGTTGGTGGGAGAGGGTGATTTCTCTTTCTCCCTTTCCCTAGCCAAATCTTTTGGCTCTGCTTCCAACATGGTCGCTTCTTCTCTCAACTCCTacg ATGATGTTATCAAGATGTACAAGAATGCAAAGTCAAATTTAGATGACTTACACAAGCTTGGAGCATGTTTATTACATGGAGTGGATGCAACCAAAATGAAGCTTCATTCAGATTTAAAAATGCGGAGGTTTGACCAAGTTATATTCAATTTTCCTCATGCCGGCTTTCACGGGAAGGAAGATAACACATTACTGATTAA GAAGCATAAAGCCCTTGTACTTGGATTCTTCAAGAATGCAAGTGGCATGCTTCGAGCCAATGGTGAAATTCATGTTAGTCATAAAACTACAGCTCCTTTTAACAACTGGAACATAGAGAAACTTGCTGCACAATGCtttttgaaattgattgagTGTGCTGACTTCAAGAGAGAGGATTACCCAGGTTACAACAATAAGAGAGGTGATAGCTATAGATGTGATGAACCCTTTCCACTTGGTAAGTGCTGCACATTCAAGTTTATCTACAATCCTAAAGCAAAACGGCAAAACCATGTGAAGAGAAATCAAATGGTGGTTTCTAGACAACAAACATGTCTCCCATTACAAGAGATTGAGGTTGCTGTGGAGCAATTACCAACTTCAGCTCATCTCAATTATTATCCTCAAACAAGTCACTTTCCAAAAATAGAGGAAGTAACGTCAATATTTGGCTTAACAAATAGATGCACTTCAATCACTGGGTGTCCCTTAAGTACCATGGCTGAAGTACATGGAAGAGTTACTCCTTCTGGTGGCTATTCTGCTCCTGGTATGAGTCTAGGCCCTACAAGAACATTTCAACCAATGGAGCCATTGCAATCTTTGCAACCATGGCCAACATCAACTAATGTTAGATACTCTCTGACAGATTATGTTAGAACAATTGATAATACTGTTCCCATATCACTTGAAGCTAGAAATGAAGGCTATCAGGTCTACGGGGGCAGGTCAAAATATTTGCAAGAAGAACTTGGCAGAACAATGCATACTGTTCCCTTATCGCTTGGTGCTAGAAATGAAGGCTATCAGGTCTATGGTGGCAGGTCAAAATATTTGCAAGAAGAACTTGGCGGAACAATGCGAACTGTTCCCTTATCACTTGGTGTTAGGAATGAAGGTTATCTAGTCTATGGTGGCAGGTCAAATTGTTTTCAAGAAGAACTTGCTAGAACAACAACTCATAGAGCAAGTTATCCTTTTGAGGAAGGTCACAATCTGAGAGATACATTGCTGAAATGGTCAACATCAACTAATGCTGGATATCCTATGAGAGATCATGTTAGATCAATGGATACTGCTCCTTCATCACTTGGTGCTAGAAATGAAGGCTATTTCAGCAATGTCTATGGTGGCAGCTCAAATTATTGGCAAGAAGAACTTGGTAGAACAACAGCTCTCAGGGCAAGGGCAAGGGCAAGTTATTCTTTTGAAGGAGTAAGGTCTGACTTTGAGAGATACATTGCCCAAGTGCCTGGGAGGTTGTTTGTTCAGAGTGAGCTTCACCGAATGAATATTTTGATGCAAGAGAGAAGGGTGTTTGTTGAGTCCTGA
- the LOC114395794 gene encoding NDR1/HIN1-like protein 2, protein MLTLPPPPPPRLLTTRQTKQVSPDQIVISKLPIKQHSQESDAPNYVTTKSIRPPPPPPPPPPILRQPPFQRTNPIIWFAAVLCLIFSLLLIFFGVITLIIFLGIKPRNPYFDIPNANLNAVYFDSPEYFNGDFTLVANITNPNKKIDVKFESFDVELFFSDRIISTQSIEPFTQRRRESRLESLHFISSLVFLPKDLGVNLKGQMQGNRVKYNVRGTFKVRVSMGFFHLSYWLHSRCQIEMTGPPTGVLVARKCITKR, encoded by the coding sequence ATGCTTACCCTTCCACCCCCACCTCCTCCCCGACTCCTAACCACAAGGCAAACCAAACAAGTCTCTCCTGACCAAATTGTCATATCAAAACTACCAATCAAACAACATTCTCAAGAATCTGATGCACCAAATTATGTTACAACAAAGTCAATTAGGCCGCCGccaccgccaccaccaccaccaccaatacTCAGGCAACCTccatttcaaaggactaatccaATCATATGGTTTGCTGCAGTGTTGTGCCTCATATTCAGCCTTCTACTCATCTTCTTTGGAGTTATAACTTTGATCATCTTCCTAGGAATCAAGCCAAGAAACCCCTACTTTGACATCCCCAATGCAAACCTCAATGCAGTGTACTTCGACTCACCAGAATACTTCAATGGTGACTTCACCCTCGTTGCAAACATCACCAACCCCAACAAGAAGATTGATGTGAAGTTTGAATCTTTTGATGTCGAGCTTTTCTTCTCAGACAGGATCATATCAACACAGTCCATTGAACCCTTTACACAGAGGAGAAGGGAGAGCAGGTTGGAGTCCTTGCACTTCATATCCAGCTTGGTGTTTTTGCCTAAGGATCTTGGTGTGAACCTTAAAGGACAGATGCAAGGGAACAGGGTTAAGTACAATGTAAGAGGAACCTTTAAAGTGAGAGTAAGTATGGGGTTTTTCCATTTGTCTTACTGGTTGCATAGCAGATGCCAGATAGAGATGACTGGTCCACCAACTGGTGTCTTGGTGGCTAGGAAGTGTATCACAAAGAGATGA